From the Burkholderia ubonensis genome, one window contains:
- a CDS encoding lysozyme inhibitor LprI family protein: MNITKKTITLAFIALPAIAFADAAINNGNAYDDLSRINAELNKSKTELNSTYQKLYLSTRYKNELQQAQEAWLAYRSKQCTGYVAAEASASQGIGSSLITKECLTTITKQRVDYLKTLLQK, translated from the coding sequence ATGAATATCACGAAGAAAACCATCACACTTGCATTTATCGCCCTACCGGCAATCGCTTTTGCCGACGCAGCCATCAACAATGGGAATGCGTACGACGACTTATCACGCATCAATGCGGAACTAAATAAATCAAAAACCGAATTAAATTCGACATATCAAAAATTATACTTATCCACACGATACAAGAACGAGCTTCAGCAAGCGCAGGAAGCTTGGCTCGCTTACCGGAGCAAGCAGTGTACTGGGTATGTTGCAGCTGAGGCGTCGGCATCTCAAGGCATCGGCTCCAGCCTAATTACGAAAGAATGCCTCACTACGATAACAAAACAGCGGGTTGATTATTTAAAGACGCTGCTTCAAAAATAG
- a CDS encoding PAAR domain-containing protein has protein sequence MMDLIRIGDDTDHGGKVETASTSMRFDGRYVARKGDRVSCPQHPDVSPNLIEEGDPSMTDDGIPIARHGHRATCGCHLISSLA, from the coding sequence GTGATGGACCTGATTCGTATCGGTGACGACACGGACCACGGCGGCAAGGTCGAAACAGCGTCAACTTCGATGCGCTTCGACGGCCGCTATGTCGCCCGCAAGGGCGACCGCGTATCGTGCCCGCAGCATCCAGATGTCTCACCGAACCTCATCGAGGAAGGCGACCCGTCGATGACGGACGACGGCATCCCGATCGCACGGCATGGCCATCGCGCTACGTGCGGCTGTCACCTGATCTCGAGTCTGGCGTGA
- a CDS encoding sodium:solute symporter family protein, producing MLTRRLIRAYALYTLGFLGFVLLLGRIERAAGSGVWIGYVFLFVPIAVYAVIGLLSRTSDLVEYYVAGRRVPSAFNGMATAADWLSAASFIGLAGSLYATGYDALAYLMGWTGGFCLVAFLLAPYVRKLARYTIPDFLGTRFSSTAVRALAAGAAILCSFVYLVAQIQGIGLIATRFIGVDFAIGIFCGLAGILVCSFLGGMRAVTWTQVAQYIILISAILIPVSLIAMKNGLGPVPQFGYGQLMERVAAREAQVRDSRDEQRVRDAYRRQAAHIQAQLDRLPASYAQERGRLVDQLADLRRHNGPLREISQRERALAEFPRDPAAARVVWSQARDDLLARAAPPVPMHEPFPAASDDERRPRERNFLALLLCLSLGTASLPHILTRYNTTTSVASARRSVGWTLFFIALFYLSVPVLAVMIKYEILANLVGRPFAALPAWVTQWHHFEPDLIGVVDEIRDGIVHWSEIQMQPDMVVLAAPEIAGLPYVVSGLIAAGALAAALSTADGLLLTIANALSHDIYYHMVAPDASSQRRVTISKVLLLGVALFASYVASLNTGKILFLVGAAFSLAASSFFPVLVLGVFWKRTTTRGAIAGMVTGLVVCVYYIVSTYPYFAQLTGFAGPTWFGIEPISSGVFGVPAGFAVAIAVSLVDREPDEYTRALVDYIRHP from the coding sequence ATGCTGACGCGTCGCCTGATCCGCGCGTATGCGCTGTACACGCTCGGCTTTCTCGGGTTCGTGCTGCTGCTGGGCCGGATCGAGCGCGCGGCCGGCTCCGGCGTGTGGATCGGCTACGTGTTCCTGTTCGTGCCGATCGCCGTCTACGCGGTGATCGGGCTGCTGTCGCGCACGTCCGACCTCGTCGAATACTACGTCGCCGGGCGGCGCGTGCCGTCCGCGTTCAACGGGATGGCGACCGCCGCCGACTGGCTGTCGGCCGCGTCGTTCATCGGCCTCGCCGGATCGCTGTACGCGACCGGCTACGACGCGCTCGCGTACCTGATGGGCTGGACCGGCGGCTTCTGCCTCGTCGCATTCCTGCTCGCGCCGTACGTGCGCAAGCTCGCCCGCTACACGATTCCCGACTTTCTCGGCACGCGCTTCTCGAGCACCGCGGTGCGCGCGCTCGCGGCGGGCGCGGCGATCCTGTGCTCGTTCGTCTATCTGGTCGCGCAGATCCAGGGCATCGGGCTGATCGCGACGCGCTTCATCGGCGTCGATTTCGCGATCGGCATCTTCTGCGGGCTCGCGGGCATACTCGTCTGCTCGTTCCTCGGCGGGATGCGCGCGGTGACGTGGACGCAGGTCGCGCAGTACATCATCCTGATCAGCGCGATCCTGATTCCCGTGTCGCTGATCGCGATGAAGAACGGGCTCGGGCCGGTGCCGCAATTCGGCTACGGGCAGTTGATGGAGCGCGTCGCCGCGCGCGAAGCGCAGGTGCGCGATTCGCGCGACGAGCAGCGGGTGCGCGACGCCTATCGCCGGCAGGCCGCGCACATCCAGGCACAGCTCGACCGGCTGCCCGCGTCGTATGCGCAGGAGCGGGGGCGGCTCGTCGACCAGCTGGCCGATCTGCGCCGCCACAACGGGCCGCTGCGCGAGATCAGCCAGCGCGAGCGCGCGCTCGCGGAGTTCCCGCGCGACCCGGCGGCGGCGCGTGTGGTGTGGTCGCAGGCGCGCGACGACCTGCTCGCGCGCGCGGCGCCGCCCGTGCCGATGCACGAGCCGTTTCCGGCGGCGAGCGACGACGAGCGGCGGCCGCGTGAACGGAACTTCCTCGCGCTGCTGCTGTGCCTGTCGCTCGGCACCGCGAGCCTGCCGCACATCCTGACGCGCTACAACACGACGACATCGGTCGCGTCCGCGCGCCGTTCGGTCGGCTGGACGCTGTTCTTCATCGCACTGTTCTATCTGAGCGTGCCGGTGCTCGCGGTGATGATCAAGTACGAGATCCTCGCGAACCTCGTCGGGCGGCCGTTCGCGGCGCTGCCGGCGTGGGTCACGCAGTGGCATCACTTCGAGCCGGACCTGATCGGCGTCGTCGACGAGATTCGCGACGGGATCGTGCACTGGTCCGAAATCCAGATGCAGCCGGACATGGTCGTGCTCGCCGCGCCGGAAATCGCCGGGCTGCCGTACGTCGTGTCGGGGCTGATCGCGGCGGGTGCGCTCGCGGCCGCGCTGTCGACCGCGGACGGCCTGCTGCTGACGATCGCGAACGCGCTGTCGCACGACATCTACTACCACATGGTCGCGCCCGACGCGTCGAGCCAGCGGCGGGTGACGATCTCGAAGGTGCTGCTGCTCGGGGTGGCGCTGTTCGCGTCGTATGTCGCGTCGCTCAATACGGGGAAGATCCTGTTCCTCGTCGGCGCGGCGTTCTCGCTCGCGGCGTCGAGTTTCTTTCCGGTGCTCGTGCTGGGCGTGTTCTGGAAGCGCACGACGACGCGCGGCGCGATCGCCGGGATGGTGACGGGGCTCGTGGTGTGCGTGTATTACATCGTGTCGACGTATCCGTACTTCGCGCAGCTGACCGGCTTCGCCGGGCCGACGTGGTTCGGGATCGAGCCGATCAGTTCGGGCGTGTTCGGCGTGCCGGCGGGGTTTGCGGTCGCGATCGCGGTCAGTTTGGTCGATCGGGAGCCGGATGAGTATACGCGGGCGTTGGTGGATTATATTCGGCATCCTTGA
- a CDS encoding IS3 family transposase (programmed frameshift), translated as MNKKPSKFSPEVRERAVRLVREQRSEHPSMWAAVESIAPMIGCTPQTLLDWVKRDEVDRGERDGVSTAERERIKALEREVKELRRTNEILKLASAFFGPGGARPPFQVLKAFIDQHRDTFGVEPICKVLRIAPSGYRRHAAQLRDPSKRCARAKRDELLQPEIKRVWQANMQVYGVPKVWKQMNREGIAVARCTVGRLMKLQGLRGAVRGKRVRTTIPEVTAPRPLDRVNRQFKADRPNQLWVSDFTYVSTWQGWLYVAFVIDVFARRIVGWRVSSSMTTDFVLDALEQALYARQPGEDGTLIHHSDRGSQYVSIRYSERLAEAGIEPSVGSRGDSYDNALAETINGLYKTELIHRCAPWKTRESVELATLEWVAWYNRHRLMEPLGYIPPAEAEANYYRQLRNAADVSALT; from the exons ATGAACAAGAAGCCAAGCAAGTTTTCCCCGGAAGTCCGAGAGCGCGCAGTGCGCCTCGTACGCGAGCAGCGTAGCGAGCACCCGTCGATGTGGGCGGCAGTCGAATCGATTGCGCCGATGATCGGCTGCACGCCGCAGACGTTGTTGGATTGGGTTAAGCGCGACGAGGTCGACCGTGGAGAGCGCGATGGCGTGAGTACGGCCGAGCGTGAACGCATCAAGGCCTTGGAGCGCGAGGTCAAGGAACTGCGCCGGACCAATGAGATTCTCAAACTGGCGAGCGCGTTTTTCG GCCCAGGCGGAGCTCGACCGCCGTTTCAAGTCCTGAAGGCCTTCATTGATCAGCATCGCGACACCTTCGGGGTCGAGCCGATCTGCAAGGTCTTGCGGATTGCCCCGTCGGGCTACCGACGCCATGCAGCACAACTTCGCGATCCGTCGAAGCGCTGCGCCCGCGCGAAACGCGATGAGCTTTTGCAACCGGAGATCAAGCGTGTCTGGCAGGCCAACATGCAGGTCTACGGCGTGCCGAAGGTCTGGAAGCAGATGAACCGGGAAGGCATTGCAGTGGCACGCTGCACGGTCGGACGGTTGATGAAACTGCAGGGCTTGCGTGGCGCAGTTCGCGGTAAGCGTGTTCGCACGACGATTCCCGAGGTGACCGCGCCGCGCCCGCTGGACCGAGTCAACCGGCAGTTCAAGGCTGACCGACCGAATCAGCTCTGGGTGTCGGATTTTACGTATGTCTCGACATGGCAAGGCTGGCTGTACGTGGCATTCGTGATCGACGTGTTTGCCCGCCGTATTGTTGGCTGGCGCGTCAGCTCGTCGATGACCACGGACTTCGTTCTGGATGCACTTGAACAAGCGCTGTACGCCCGCCAACCGGGTGAGGACGGGACTTTGATTCATCATTCCGACAGAGGGTCTCAATACGTCAGCATCCGCTACAGCGAACGGCTGGCTGAGGCCGGCATCGAGCCGTCGGTCGGCAGCCGGGGCGACAGCTACGACAATGCGCTGGCCGAGACGATCAACGGCCTGTACAAGACGGAACTGATTCATCGGTGCGCCCCTTGGAAAACGAGGGAATCCGTCGAACTGGCAACGCTGGAATGGGTCGCCTGGTACAACCGTCATCGGCTGATGGAACCGCTCGGCTATATCCCGCCTGCTGAAGCTGAGGCAAACTACTACAGGCAACTCAGAAATGCCGCTGACGTGTCCGCATTAACTTAA